The Trypanosoma brucei brucei TREU927 chromosome 9, whole genome shotgun sequence genome includes a window with the following:
- a CDS encoding GTPase activating protein, putative (weak similarity to TBC1 domain family member 1. (Swiss-Prot:Q60949) (Mus musculus;)), whose protein sequence is MLVATASVTSHGCATDLSTKTRSASVTMEGESVRSDERHHVNVRGDESEGVSVSLLSTRHTVHALNKQSSSAWVTTKLVEQCVTGYRDALLVIREYGHRVEGEGLHLRLQLGEAHRELQSKGGLGASVTHIVEKQLSEHLMQNGNANISPRSESLRHRQILRDMKHLAHGLLIPLDIFRHQHNWLLVQEDVQLSLADRLRHYRVVVRQAPPPALVERLWFDLWALLGAAWRQRGRLLGVYAEGVLPVNVDGGTAVVPPSVLSPPSHREAYREGQREYRSKRMEGSPASGVPADADDCYAFGPITPHRVGIMPSRHYTIRWPLMSILRSLRVRVAGKKPGSESGIRIAMSAGSLGEPKDDHQEESDKCAQTSRGSDFFSPRVSCGSVGGSSQEYPAAFFDLSSEDIETCRVPYLSPECFTQRFRSAGCHSSEPVEVSVSHRFSDDVWNIAVLTIEFMLTNFPLEQSCCHHASYQGFRTSFIFDDIIELLVVYHNIPLRAAQNFVYAALHELSLLVSGVEQVGVDSGEGSVLTPRCLAQQWKDYLSETCSNSTVLREVVTNGLLWLRRERWEVFQTVHSLDDYKEGECGNGSNGCIGGDDNEKNTSSRYGDGAAKRVLDTLVSPYLPLNPALCSAVLREGGEASQGSLSITGSIQQWCEKEDAFWHTQFDDLQSTVQKWRKCIERYTVLGGMSGKGNEARQTVLFKRLVRVVRSVLQLQLEKVKAGDQTKTILLSSDRESRRMQRGEVLSHAVQQELLRGLTERGALFMHILDLVPNQFVPTNSTVAGDALTRVVPFCGVFMSISHTLSQLEKDMAQLTELSPASTAPFRALDTILGVEYNAARVTHLSACQLNEEADEGKLSMLENVRSVIRQLDLDLKMQVKLVKDMRCLMCTSVPVETRASLVRQYLLRTQAAHGTVEVPIPATLRGEIWAVLLLVSPEPEERASRYFALDTARPTPCNRQLSVDIPRCHQYHPLLASSDGHERMWRIIKAWLLLNPELSYWQGLDSVCAVLLAASFHDEPLVLAQLQELTHNYIPHDLASRETDLPQSMAGKFQLFAVLLRYCDPQLATHLLDTVECGPELFAVGWFLALFAHGLPMAKVFLLWDFLFVYAAVFPHCLAVLCLAVLLQHREQLMSHDFSVCVGALSRARDIEVRIVLYNASLLLRSTPPLVGGPCAPTGQPHSSSNSVPRMRVRTLLQAFRRVPFDETPYGEEWTRNGLFLVDLRETRGGTASLELEGEEQMWSTQRETEERVVGALLFPLVSCQQDGAEIDVMQQELQGRLAVQLASELLSQTRNIALAAVPPVPSSGSRPSAGMRQCEENPAAGTQPEVIAKHSECPHIVLFTHSSNLCEVATSELLARELMRCGAPHVSILLGGFVQLKREAADLIVEMVPT, encoded by the coding sequence ATGCTGGTCGCCACAGCGTCCGTTACATCTCATGGCTGTGCCACCGATCTTTCGACGAAGACAAGATCAGCGTCCGTCACGATGGAAGGTGAAAGTGTTAGGAGTGACGAACGGCATCACGTTAACGTGAGGGGAGATGAGAGCGAAGGTGTTAGTGTGTCTCTACTTTCCACACGTCACACGGTTCACGCTCTCAACAAGCAGTCATCCAGCGCGTGGGTGACGACAAAGCTAGTAGAGCAATGTGTCACGGGCTACCGAGATGCACTCTTGGTCATTCGGGAATATGGACACCGGGTTGAGGGAGAAGGTCTGCATCTGCGGTTGCAACTTGGTGAGGCCCACCGCGAACTTCAAAGTAAAGGTGGGCTGGGGGCCTCTGTTACGCATATTGTCGAGAAGCAGCTCTCGGAACATTTGATGCAGAACGGTAACGCGAACATCTCTCCCCGTTCCGAGTCCTTACGACACCGTCAGATTTTGCGCGACATGAAACACCTAGCACACGGGCTTTTAATACCTCTCGATATCTTCCGGCATCAGCACAACTGGCTGTTAGTGCAAGAGGATGTCCAACTAAGTCTGGCCGATCGACTCCGACACTACCGTGTGGTGGTGCGACAGGCTCCACCACCCGCTTTAGTGGAACGCCTCTGGTTTGACCTCTGGGCGCTTTTGGGCGCAGCGTGGCGGCAGCGCGGACGGCTTCTAGGAGTTTATGCGGAGGGTGTTCTTCCAGTTAACGTGGATGGTGGCACCGCAGTTGTTCCACCGTCAGTTTTGAGCCCCCCATCGCACCGTGAAGCCTATCGTGAGGGGCAACGTGAATACCGCTCCAAGCGGATGGAGGGATCGCCGGCCAGTGGGGTACCGGCGGATGCCGACGATTGTTACGCATTTGGCCCAATTACGCCACATCGAGTGGGAATCATGCCATCGCGCCACTACACCATCCGATGGCCACTCATGTCAATTTTACGTTCcctgcgtgtgcgtgtggctGGCAAGAAACCGGGGTCGGAGTCCGGAATAAGGATTGCAATGTCAGCAGGGTCACTAGGGGAACCGAAGGATGACCACCAAGAGGAATCTGACAAATGTGCACAGACCTCTCGTGGGtctgatttcttttctccgaGGGTGTCTTGCGGGTCCGTTGGTGGTAGCTCACAGGAATATCCTGCTGCCTTTTTTGACCTATCGTCAGAAGATATCGAAACGTGCCGTGTGCCATACTTGTCCCCAGAGTGCTTCACACAAAGGTTTCGTAGCGCTGGATGCCATTCGAGTGAACCAGTGGAAGTTTCTGTGTCTCATCGGTTCTCTGATGATGTCTGGAACATAGCCGTCCTCACCATAGAATTTATGTTGACTAACTTTCCCCTCGAACAAAGTTGCTGCCACCACGCGAGTTACCAAGGTTTCAGAACAAGTTTTATATTCGATGATATTATTGAGTTGCTCGTAGTATATCACAACATACCGCTTAGAGCCGCGCAAAACTTCGTTTACGCAGCATTGCACGAGCTTTCACTGCTCGTGTCGGGGGTTGAACAAGTTGGTGTAGATTCAGGTGAAGGTAGCGTACTGACTCCGCGCTGCCTGGCCCAGCAATGGAAGGACTATTTAAGTGAAACGTGTAGTAACAGTACTGTGCTGCGGGAGGTGGTGACAAACGGTTTGCTATGGCTGCGCCGTGAGCGGTGGGAGGTTTTTCAAACTGTTCACTCTCTTGACGATTATAAGGAGGGAGAGTGTGGCAACGGGAGCAACGGGTGTATCGGGGGTGACGACAACGAGAAGAATACCAGCAGCCGGTACGGGGACGGTGCAGCGAAGAGGGTATTGGACACTTTGGTAAGCCCTTATCTGCCGCTGAATCCGGCTCTCTGTTCCGCTGTGTTACGGGAAGGCGGGGAGGCATCTCAAGGCTCACTTAGCATCACGGGTTCGATTCAGCAGTGGTGTGAAAAAGAGGATGCGTTTTGGCATACGCAATTTGATGATCTACAATCGACGGTGCAGAAATGGAGGAAGTGTATTGAACGCTACACGGTGCTCGGTGGTATGAGCGGTAAAGGTAATGAGGCGAGGCAAACTGTTCTTTTCAAGCGTCTCGTTCGGGTCGTACGATCGGTGCTGCAGCTTCAACTCGAGAAGGTAAAGGCTGGTGATCAAACCAAGACCATTCTCCTAAGCAGTGACAGGGAATCCCGCCGTATGCAGCGGGGGGAGGTCCTGAGTCATGCTGTGCAACAGGAGCTTTTGCGTGGCTTAACGGAGCGTGGTGCTCTTTTTATGCACATTTTGGATCTTGTGCCGAATCAATTCGTACCCACCAATTCCACCGTTGCAGGTGATGCCCTCACCAGGGTGGTTCCGTTTTGCGGTGTCTTTATGTCCATCTCGCACACTCTTTCGCAGCTGGAGAAGGACATGGCTCAACTTACTGAGTTGTCACCAGCGTCGACGGCGCCCTTCCGTGCCCTTGACACCATTTTGGGAGTGGAGTACAACGCTGCACGTGTGACACACTTATCGGCCTGTCAGTTGAATGAGGAGGCGGATGAGGGGAAATTGAGTATGTTAGAAAATGTTAGGTCTGTCATTCGTCAGTTAGACCTCGACCTGAAGATGCAGGTGAAACTGGTGAAAGATATGAGGTGTCTGATGTGCACCAGCGTTCCCGTGGAAACGCGTGCTTCGCTCGTGCGACAGTACTTACTTCGCACCCAGGCGGCACATGGGACTGTAGAGGTTCCTATTCCAGCTACTCTTCGTGGTGAGATATGGGCCGTCCTTCTGTTGGTGTCCCCGGAACCTGAGGAACGAGCGTCTAGATATTTTGCGCTGGACACGGCGCGACCAACGCCGTGCAACCGTCAGTTATCTGTCGACATCCCACGTTGTCATCAGTATCACCCACTACTGGCATCATCAGATGGTCACGAACGAATGTGGCGTATCATCAAGGCGTGGTTATTGCTGAATCCCGAGCTGTCGTACTGGCAGGGGTTGGATAGCGTCTGTGCTGTTCTGCTTGCCGCGTCTTTCCACGATGAGCCTCTTGTTTTAGCTCAGTTGCAGGAACTGACGCACAACTACATACCGCACGACTTGGCATCCAGAGAGACAGATCTGCCACAGAGTATGGCTGGAAAGTTCCAGTTGTTCGCTGTGCTTCTGCGTTACTGTGATCCGCAACTTGCCACTCACCTCCTCGACACAGTTGAGTGCGGTCCCGAACTATTTGCGGTTGGATGGTTTCTCGCGCTTTTTGCACACGGCTTACCAATGGCGAAAGTGTTTCTTTTGTGGGATTTCCTCTTCGTGTATGCTGCCGTTTTCCCACACTGCCTTGCTGTCCTTTGCCTTGCCGTTCTGTTGCAGCACCGCGAGCAGTTGATGTCGCACGACTTCTCTGTATGTGTGGGCGCGCTCAGCCGTGCGAGGGATATTGAAGTGCGGATCGTGTTGTATAACGCCTCACTATTGCTGCGAAGCACACCGCCGCTAGTCGGGGGACCGTGCGCTCCCACAGGCCAGCCCCACAGTAGCAGCAACTCCGTGCCACGCATGAGGGTGCGGACACTTCTTCAGGCATTTCGCCGCGTCCCTTTCGATGAAACGCCGTATGGGGAAGAGTGGACCCGCAACGGATTATTCCTCGTGGATCTACGGGAAACGAGGGGTGGTACAGCAAGCCTTGAGCTGGAAGGAGAGGAGCAGATGTGGTCAACGCAGCGCGAAACGGAGGAGCGTGTTGTTGGAGCTCTGCTCTTTCCACTTGTGTCTTGCCAGCAGGACGGTGCGGAAATAGATGTGATGCAGCAGGAGCTTCAAGGGCGGTTGGCTGTGCAATTGGCTTCTGAACTCTTATCACAAACACGTAACATCGCTTTAGCAGCCGTTCCACCGGTACCGTCGTCGGGGTCGCGACCGAGCGCAGGGATGAGACAGTGTGAAGAAAATCCTGCCGCTGGAACACAGCCAGAGGTCATTGCGAAACACTCAGAATGTCCTCATATTGTACTTTTTACACATTCTTCGAACCTATGTGAGGTGGCCACTTCAGAGTTGCTTGCGAGGGAATTAATGCGTTGCGGTGCACCACATGTTTCAATTTTGCTTGGCGGCTTTGTACAGTTGAAGCGGGAGGCAGCTGATCTCATTGTGGAAATGGTCCCTACTTGA